A region from the Geobacter benzoatilyticus genome encodes:
- the thyX gene encoding FAD-dependent thymidylate synthase produces the protein MKVTLLQHTPDPELAVALAARLCYSPIGIDELKERLSRSDVSAFLDKIMSLGHQSVLEHASFTFGIEGISRATSHQLVRHRIASYSQQSQRYVTHTTRFSAVTPPTIAERPELAARFEEQLAALHETYAALVEAGIPAEDARYILPNAAETKVIMTMNARELLHFFGLRCCERAQWEIRAMAVEMLRLAKGIAPIIFRDAGPGCVAGPCPEGTMTCGKIVEVRKRFKEMPA, from the coding sequence ATGAAGGTTACCCTGTTACAGCACACCCCTGATCCCGAATTGGCCGTGGCCCTTGCCGCACGGCTCTGCTACTCACCCATCGGTATCGATGAACTGAAGGAGCGGCTGTCGCGCTCCGATGTTTCAGCGTTTCTCGACAAGATCATGTCGCTGGGGCATCAGTCGGTGCTGGAGCATGCCTCCTTCACCTTCGGCATCGAGGGGATTTCCCGGGCCACAAGCCACCAGCTCGTCCGTCACCGGATTGCATCATACTCCCAGCAGTCCCAGCGCTACGTGACCCATACGACACGGTTCTCCGCCGTCACTCCGCCTACCATTGCGGAGCGGCCTGAACTCGCTGCCCGCTTTGAGGAACAGCTCGCGGCGCTCCATGAGACCTATGCCGCCCTTGTGGAGGCCGGGATCCCGGCGGAGGACGCCCGCTATATCCTCCCCAATGCCGCGGAGACAAAGGTCATCATGACCATGAATGCCCGCGAACTCCTCCACTTTTTCGGCCTGCGCTGCTGCGAGCGGGCCCAGTGGGAAATCCGGGCCATGGCAGTGGAGATGCTGCGTCTTGCGAAGGGAATTGCCCCCATTATTTTCCGCGATGCCGGTCCCGGTTGCGTTGCCGGCCCCTGTCCGGAAGGGACCATGACCTGCGGT
- the rho gene encoding transcription termination factor Rho, giving the protein MNLQELKGKKINELAAIAKGLNIEGASSLRKQDLIFAILNAQTEKNGMIFGEGVLECLPDGFGFLRAPDYNYLPGPDDIYVSPSQIRRFNLHTGDTVSGQIRPPKEGERYFALLKVETVNFEPPEVARDKILFDNLTPLYPDEKLKLETAPDNMSMRVLELVSPIGKGQRGLIVAPPRTGKTMLIQNIANSIAENHPEVYLIVLLIDERPEEVTDMQRSVRGEVVSSTFDEPATRHVQVAEMVIEKAKRLVEHKRDVVILLDSITRLARAYNTVLPPSGKILTGGVDANALQKPKRFFGAARNIEEGGSLTIIASALVDTGSKMDEVIFEEFKGTGNMEVHLDRKLVEKRTFPAIDINKSGTRKEELLVEKGSLNRTWILRKVLHPMNVVDSMEFLLEKLSETKSNQEFLDSMSK; this is encoded by the coding sequence ATGAACCTTCAGGAGCTTAAAGGCAAGAAAATCAACGAGCTTGCGGCAATCGCCAAGGGCCTAAACATCGAGGGGGCTTCGAGCCTGCGCAAGCAGGACCTGATTTTTGCCATCCTCAACGCCCAGACCGAGAAGAACGGCATGATCTTCGGCGAGGGGGTCCTGGAGTGTCTTCCCGACGGGTTCGGTTTTCTCCGGGCGCCAGACTACAACTATCTGCCGGGGCCGGACGACATATATGTCTCCCCCTCCCAGATCCGGCGCTTCAACCTCCATACGGGCGACACCGTTTCCGGCCAGATCCGTCCGCCAAAAGAAGGGGAGCGCTATTTCGCCCTCCTCAAAGTGGAGACGGTCAACTTCGAGCCCCCCGAGGTGGCCCGTGACAAGATCCTCTTCGACAACCTCACTCCCCTCTATCCCGACGAGAAGCTGAAGCTGGAGACCGCGCCGGACAATATGTCGATGCGGGTTCTGGAGCTTGTTTCTCCCATCGGTAAGGGGCAGCGGGGTCTCATCGTGGCGCCGCCGCGCACCGGCAAGACGATGCTCATCCAGAACATCGCCAACTCCATCGCCGAAAACCATCCCGAGGTGTACCTGATCGTCCTCCTCATCGACGAGCGTCCCGAGGAGGTTACCGACATGCAGCGCTCGGTTCGCGGCGAGGTGGTTTCCTCCACCTTCGACGAGCCCGCAACCCGCCACGTGCAGGTGGCCGAGATGGTCATCGAGAAGGCGAAGCGCCTCGTGGAGCACAAGCGTGACGTGGTTATCCTGCTGGACTCCATCACCCGCCTTGCCCGGGCGTACAACACCGTGCTTCCGCCGTCCGGCAAGATACTCACCGGTGGTGTGGACGCCAACGCCCTCCAGAAGCCGAAGCGGTTTTTCGGGGCCGCCCGCAACATCGAGGAGGGGGGCTCCCTCACCATTATCGCCTCGGCCCTGGTGGATACCGGGAGCAAGATGGACGAGGTCATCTTCGAGGAGTTCAAGGGGACCGGCAACATGGAAGTCCACCTGGACCGCAAGCTGGTGGAGAAGCGGACTTTCCCGGCCATCGACATCAATAAGTCGGGGACCCGCAAGGAAGAGCTCCTGGTGGAAAAGGGCTCCCTTAACCGCACCTGGATTCTGCGCAAGGTCCTTCACCCCATGAATGTGGTGGACAGCATGGAGTTCCTTCTGGAAAAACTTTCCGAGACCAAGAGCAACCAGGAGTTCCTGGATTCCATGAGCAAGTAG
- the rpmE gene encoding 50S ribosomal protein L31: MKEGIHPKYNEVTVKCACGNSFQTRSTRNDISTEICSACHPFFTGKQKLVDTAGRVERFRKKYGMQ, from the coding sequence ATGAAAGAAGGGATTCATCCCAAGTACAACGAAGTAACGGTGAAGTGTGCCTGCGGCAACAGCTTCCAGACCCGTTCAACAAGAAACGACATCTCCACCGAAATCTGCTCCGCCTGCCATCCGTTCTTCACCGGCAAGCAGAAGCTTGTGGACACTGCCGGCCGCGTCGAGCGCTTCCGCAAGAAGTACGGCATGCAGTAA